A genomic window from Gossypium hirsutum isolate 1008001.06 chromosome D12, Gossypium_hirsutum_v2.1, whole genome shotgun sequence includes:
- the LOC107945738 gene encoding uncharacterized protein: MDHIGGLPMYVATLGLYGMRPPTIAVPTCIKEDVEKLFELHRKMDQSELKHNLIDLDRLWDVESDNDGQQEGCVLRVYVNVAFSKKTVWKGVVNFYGRKGILPSQQRKRQTLSLWLKA, translated from the exons ATGGATCATATT GGTGGCCTGCCAATGTATGTCGCAACACTGGGTTTATATGGCATGAGGCCCCCAACAATTGCTGTACCTACTTGTATAAAAGAAGATGTAGAGAAACTCTTTGAGTTGCATagaaagatggatcaatcagAGCTTAAGCATAATTTAATCGACTTGGAT AGGCTTTGGGATGTAGAAAGCGACAATGATGGCCAACAAGAAGGCTGCGTTTTGCGGGTTTATGTTAATGTGGCTTTTAGCAAGAAAACTGTTTGGAAAG GAGTCGTGAATTTCTATGGCAGGAAGGGCATACTGCCTTCGCAACAAAGGAAGAGGCAGACACTGAGTTTGTGGCTGAAGGCTTGA